A window from Branchiostoma lanceolatum isolate klBraLanc5 chromosome 9, klBraLanc5.hap2, whole genome shotgun sequence encodes these proteins:
- the LOC136441820 gene encoding uncharacterized protein, with the protein MEESPVALPIKQEPVDSCSFDGSTFPDVANQEVAGSNKHDFNEPPQEEAGDEYPTHWQAADGLVSIGHAARIKQQIRGRLYVCSECDYQASRADVIKHQRLHTRARPYVCLLCNFAGTQNSHLRSHFKRHHSAPLDEDNHMVIPQSHFICQECQIIFPTQEKLQSHLSNSHTNDEQNPSNNEEGDNRENTQVDSLQKNHVGQPNGALESVIHVNNTVHRDNEQRSPPRSDSCTTSKNKIISSSNILPPTEQRVSTRSAQMLQDDSDCSSKGTRFNSDIAYLQSVFTNNQESQSTLSSKESVENTQSSFTQSNVFEHRTSRTEESPTSIEDSLTQQYAAVASSNSSEYKSLAYANDDHVPPSSTCSEGLATVGSGSSSRAKKTFTCSECGYRGGKKDVQKHLTVHTGFRPYVCLQCGHTTAQNNHMRKHFQRIHPGQEAEFDVRTDEFYICSSCLYFFLTQKRFNKHFDMGTCARGWPDTSSRSDAVSQNHAIPQNQTLFHPQTTAVNTKDYEDERDIRIPETSYNFSNSLEEGHHPTQRNRQRKNTEPKCAKTNGTTNIPQNAHPDVINLFRRSINIGNNYEELRTEEAMSWSTELPSHEPTRTSVSDVNHASLPSLVETRSRSNKTHSNQEKSSSNSRNSTSRLLQNSTTSASYRKTRSRSHQNGGEPFSQEDPKTTHSSVDDTGAMNSQTVGNAAAVPLHSVSLECSTVDAEQNCDKDVHSTNAECQSSVPRNIRKAARRSLQKYTQAQKRQRKTYHDAPDNNRGKPIKPFIWHFQGRSYITYEIAGKTSRSLPKDDRQMACNFCPYKTSKKELLRLHMRRHLWMS; encoded by the exons ATGGAAGAGTCACCAGTAGCATTACCAATCAAACAGGAACCAGTGGACTCATGTAGCTTTGACGGCAGCACGTTCCCGGATGTAGCCAATCAGGAGGTTGCGGGAAGCAACAAACACGATTTCAACGAACCTCCCCAGGAAGAAGCCGGGGATGAATATCCGACGCACTGGCAAGCAGCGGACGGCCTGGTGAGTATCGGACACGCTGCGAGGATCAAGCAACAGATACGGGGGAGACTGTACGTCTGTAGCGAATGCGACTACCAAGCCAGCAGAGCTGACGTGATAAAACATCAGCGTCTCCACACGAGAGCCCGTCCTTACGTCTGCCTTCTCTGCAACTTCGCGGGAACGCAGAACTCGCACCTCCGCTCACACTTCAAGCGCCACCATTCTGCGCCGCTGGACGAGGATAACCACATGGTCATCCCGCAAAGTCACTTCATATGCCAGGAATGCCAGATAATATTCCCAACGCAGGAGAAGCTACAGAGTCACTTGTCTAACTCCCACACAAATGATGAACAAAATCCTTCAAATAATGAAGAAGGAGACAACAGGGAGAATACACAAGTAGATTCTCTACAGAAGAACCATGTTGGGCAGCCAAATGGAGCACTGGAATCAGTTATACATGTTAACAACACGGTACACAGAGACAACGAACAAAGAAGTCCTCCAAGGTCTGACAGTTGTACAACTTCAAAAAACAAGATTATTTCAAGCTCAAATATCTTGCCTCCCACTGAGCAAAGAGTTAGCACAAGAAGTGCACAAATGTTGCAAGATGATTCTGACTGCAGCAGCAAAGGGACTAGATTCAATTCTGACATTGCATACTTGCAGTCTGTCTTTACCAATAATCAAGAAAGTCAGAGCACTCTCAGCTCCAAAGAAAGTGTTGAAAATACTCAGAGTAGTTTCACACAAAGTAATGTCTTTGAACACAGAACAAGCAGAACTGAAGAGAGTCCTACTAGTATTGAAGACAGTTTAACTCAACAGTATGCTGCCGTTGCCAGTAGCAACAGTAGCGAGTACAAGTCATTAGCATATGCAAATGACGATCATGTACCACCAAGCTCTACATGTAGCGAAGGGTTAGCGACAGTAGGCAGCGGTAGTAGCAGTAGGGCGAAGAAAACGTTCACGTGTTCGGAGTGCGGTTACAGAGGGGGCAAGAAGGATGTACAGAAACACTTAACGGTCCACACCGGGTTTCGACCGTACGTCTGCCTGCAATGCGGTCACACTACGGCGCAAAACAACCACATGAGAAAACACTTCCAGAGGATTCACCCAGGACAAGAGGCAGAGTTCGACGTAAGGACGGACGAGTTCTACATCTGCAGCTCTTGCTTGTACTTCTTTCTGACGCAGAAGCGTTTTAACAAGCATTTCGACATGGGGACGTGTGCACGTGGGTGGCCTGACACCTCATCAAGAAGCGACGCTGTTTCTCAGAATCACGCAATTCCCCAAAATCAAACGCTCTTTCATCCCCAGACCACAGCTGTAAATACGAAAGACTATGAGGATGAACGTGACATTCGAATTCCTGAGACAAGCTACAATTTCTCAAACTCACTGGAGGAGGGACAtcatccaacacaaagaaataGACAGAGAAAGAACACTGAGCCAAAGTGTGCTAAGACCAACGGTACCACCAACATACCTCAAAATGCACACCCAGATGTCATAAATCTCTTCAGACGCAGTATTAACATCGGAAACAATTATGAAGAACTCAGGACTGAAGAAGCGATGTCGTGGTCCACGGAACTGCCGTCACACGAGCCTACAAGAACTTCTGTTAGCGATGTCAACCATGCAAGTCTGCCCTCATTGGTCGAGACAAGAAGTAGGTCAAACAAAACACACTCTAACCAAGAGAAATCTTCGTCTAATTCTCGGAACAGTACTTCCAGGCTCTTGCAAAACAGTACAACCTCAGCATCTTACAGGAAGACCAGATCCAGATCTCACCAGAATGGAGGGGAGCCTTTTTCACAGGAGGATCCAAAAACAACCCACAGTAGCGTAGATGATACAGGTGCAATGAATTCACAAACAGTAGGGAATGCAGCAGCTGTTCCATTACATTCAGTATCTTTGGAGTGTTCAACAGTGGATGCAGAACAGAACTGTGACAAGGATGTACACAGTACAAACGCTGAATGTCAATCCAGTGTGCCTAGAAACATCAG GAAAGCTGCTCGGAGATcattacaaaaatacacacaggcCCAAAAGAGACAGAGAAAGACATATCACGATGCACCGGACAACAATAGAGGCAAACCGATCAAGCCTTTTATATGGCACTTCCAAGGCAGGTCCTACATCACGTATGAGATCGCTGGGAAAACTTCAAGATCTTTGCCCAAAG
- the LOC136442023 gene encoding TRMT1-like protein isoform X2, whose protein sequence is MASCTSSDGKPLKVAVEMGVTLKVKENHATPEKTDTFYNPKMRMNREMVLCALATMAEEKEQLRCLDAFGATGIEGILWSKYLKSKHPQVTIGDIKEETVALIRRNVRSNGFRVKTEEKKHLSDKGEGRVNNEEGGMDDNGAEDTELTKKPEIEVVCCDANVLLHQRPFDFVHLDPYGCSVQYLDAAFRNVPKDGIVAITSTDTSALYGKCPNVTQRHYNGYITRSEFMREMAVRLILASVVRAAARCNKGVDVLLSLVAEHFLLVVVRVQRGPSYADACLERVQGVIHCQLCQERVFQPNDRMLNENNYTLLPCTCHVGTPGKTATLLGPVWSGPVFNLEFLKRMFSACRGLLVSPTTRNHLKTMIQEAQCPAGKEEMCEDDMDNSCQQTNQNPWKKRKTDVDDGYQSQPHPAFYYNIHRHCAKSKDSPKMQKILQYMRKEGYRASRTHFDPVAIRTDANLLQLKAVLQKYSSQTVN, encoded by the exons ATGGCGTCTTGCACAAGTTCAGATGGCAAACCGTTGAAAGTTGCTGTTGAGATGGGCGTTACGCTGAAAGTAAAGGAAAACCATGCAACTCCGGAGAAGACTGACACCTTCTACAATCCTAAGATGAGGATGAACAG AGAGATGGTACTGTGTGCCCTTGCTACCATGGCAGAGGAGAAGGAACAGCTACGGTGCCTGGATGCATTCGGAGCCACAG GCATAGAGGGAATACTGTGGTCCAAGTACCTTAAGAGTAAGCATCCTCAAGTGACCATTGGCGACATTAAGGAGGAGACAGTCGCTCTCATCCGGAGGAACGTCAGGTCAAACGGCTTCAGAGTTAAGACAGAAGAGAAGAAACATCTTAGTGACAAGGGAGAAGGAAGGGTGAACAATGAGGAGGGTGGTATGGATGACAACGGTGCAGAAGATACAGAATTGACAAAGAAACCAGAGATTGAAGTTGTGTGCTGTGATGCCAATGTGCTACTGCATCAGAGACCTTTTGATTTTGT GCACCTTGATCCCTATGGCTGCTCTGTACAGTACTTAGACGCCGCCTTCAGAAATGTCCCGAAGGATGGCATCGTGGCCATTACGTCCACAGACACCAGTGCTCTGTATGGGAAGTGTCCGAATGTCACCCAGAGACACTACAACGGCTACATTACCAGGAGTGAGTTCATGAGAGAGATGGCAGTCCGATTAATACTTGCCTCTGTTGTCAG AGCTGCTGCCAGGTGTAACAAAGGTGTTGACGTCCTCCTGTCTCTGGTGGCGGAACATTTCCTCCTGGTCGTGGTGCGAGTCCAGCGGGGGCCGTCCTACGCTGACGCGTGCCTGGAACGCGTGCAGGGGGTCATCCACTGTCAGCTGTGTCAGGAAAGGGTCTTCCAGCCCAACGACAGGATGTTAAATG AGAACAATTACACATTACTGCCCTGCACCTGCCATGTTGGGACACCTGGTAAGACAGCAACTCTGCTGGGACCTGTGTG GAGCGGCCCTGTTTTCAACTTAGAGTTCCTGAAGAGAATGTTCTCAGCTTGTAGAGGCTTACTTGTGAGTCCAACAACAAGAAACCACCTAAAAACTATGATACAAGAAGCACAGTGCCCTGCAGGAAAAG AGGAAATGTGCGAGGATGACATGGACAATAGCTGTCAACAAACCAACCAGAATCCATGGAAGAAGCGGAAAACAGATGTAGATGATGGATATCAGTCTCAGCCACACCCAGCCTTCTACTATAACATCCACAGACACTGTGCCAAGAGCAAAGACTCCCCAAA AATGCAGAAGATTCTCCAGTACATGCGGAAGGAAGGCTACAGGGCGAGTCGGACACATTTTGATCCCGTCGCGATCAGAACGGACGCCAACCTGCTTCAGCTGAAGGCTGTTCTGCAGAAGTACAGCAGCCAAACTGTTAACTGA
- the LOC136442023 gene encoding TRMT1-like protein isoform X1, translated as MASCTSSDGKPLKVAVEMGVTLKVKENHATPEKTDTFYNPKMRMNREMVLCALATMAEEKEQLRCLDAFGATGIEGILWSKYLKSKHPQVTIGDIKEETVALIRRNVRSNGFRVKTEEKKHLSDKGEGRVNNEEGGMDDNGAEDTELTKKPEIEVVCCDANVLLHQRPFDFVHLDPYGCSVQYLDAAFRNVPKDGIVAITSTDTSALYGKCPNVTQRHYNGYITRSEFMREMAVRLILASVVRAAARCNKGVDVLLSLVAEHFLLVVVRVQRGPSYADACLERVQGVIHCQLCQERVFQPNDRMLNENNYTLLPCTCHVGTPGKTATLLGPVWSGPVFNLEFLKRMFSACRGLLVSPTTRNHLKTMIQEAQCPAGKGEEMCEDDMDNSCQQTNQNPWKKRKTDVDDGYQSQPHPAFYYNIHRHCAKSKDSPKMQKILQYMRKEGYRASRTHFDPVAIRTDANLLQLKAVLQKYSSQTVN; from the exons ATGGCGTCTTGCACAAGTTCAGATGGCAAACCGTTGAAAGTTGCTGTTGAGATGGGCGTTACGCTGAAAGTAAAGGAAAACCATGCAACTCCGGAGAAGACTGACACCTTCTACAATCCTAAGATGAGGATGAACAG AGAGATGGTACTGTGTGCCCTTGCTACCATGGCAGAGGAGAAGGAACAGCTACGGTGCCTGGATGCATTCGGAGCCACAG GCATAGAGGGAATACTGTGGTCCAAGTACCTTAAGAGTAAGCATCCTCAAGTGACCATTGGCGACATTAAGGAGGAGACAGTCGCTCTCATCCGGAGGAACGTCAGGTCAAACGGCTTCAGAGTTAAGACAGAAGAGAAGAAACATCTTAGTGACAAGGGAGAAGGAAGGGTGAACAATGAGGAGGGTGGTATGGATGACAACGGTGCAGAAGATACAGAATTGACAAAGAAACCAGAGATTGAAGTTGTGTGCTGTGATGCCAATGTGCTACTGCATCAGAGACCTTTTGATTTTGT GCACCTTGATCCCTATGGCTGCTCTGTACAGTACTTAGACGCCGCCTTCAGAAATGTCCCGAAGGATGGCATCGTGGCCATTACGTCCACAGACACCAGTGCTCTGTATGGGAAGTGTCCGAATGTCACCCAGAGACACTACAACGGCTACATTACCAGGAGTGAGTTCATGAGAGAGATGGCAGTCCGATTAATACTTGCCTCTGTTGTCAG AGCTGCTGCCAGGTGTAACAAAGGTGTTGACGTCCTCCTGTCTCTGGTGGCGGAACATTTCCTCCTGGTCGTGGTGCGAGTCCAGCGGGGGCCGTCCTACGCTGACGCGTGCCTGGAACGCGTGCAGGGGGTCATCCACTGTCAGCTGTGTCAGGAAAGGGTCTTCCAGCCCAACGACAGGATGTTAAATG AGAACAATTACACATTACTGCCCTGCACCTGCCATGTTGGGACACCTGGTAAGACAGCAACTCTGCTGGGACCTGTGTG GAGCGGCCCTGTTTTCAACTTAGAGTTCCTGAAGAGAATGTTCTCAGCTTGTAGAGGCTTACTTGTGAGTCCAACAACAAGAAACCACCTAAAAACTATGATACAAGAAGCACAGTGCCCTGCAGGAAAAGGTG AGGAAATGTGCGAGGATGACATGGACAATAGCTGTCAACAAACCAACCAGAATCCATGGAAGAAGCGGAAAACAGATGTAGATGATGGATATCAGTCTCAGCCACACCCAGCCTTCTACTATAACATCCACAGACACTGTGCCAAGAGCAAAGACTCCCCAAA AATGCAGAAGATTCTCCAGTACATGCGGAAGGAAGGCTACAGGGCGAGTCGGACACATTTTGATCCCGTCGCGATCAGAACGGACGCCAACCTGCTTCAGCTGAAGGCTGTTCTGCAGAAGTACAGCAGCCAAACTGTTAACTGA
- the LOC136442127 gene encoding queuine tRNA-ribosyltransferase catalytic subunit 1-like produces MSTSKMAVKHALSLKILAECPTTKARVCKLVLPHHTVDTPVFMPVGTQGTLKGMLPAQLEELDCQIILGNTYHLGMRPGPELLDKADGLHNFMNWKRALLTDSGGFQMVSLLKLAEITEEGVKFQSPHDGREMLLTPEHSMAIQNSIGADIMMQLDDVVHSTTKGPRVEEAMYRSIRWLDRCMKAHKRTDCQNLFGIVQGGLDPELRKICVQEMTKRDLPGFAIGGLSGGEEKTHFWRMVHLSTDYLPKNKPRYLMGVGYAVDLVVCSALGCDMYDCVFPTRTARFGSALVPTGQLPLKNKQFARDFRPIDENCRCSTCARYTRAYLHSIATQETVACHLVTVHNIAYQMNLMRCLRQSILEGRFPQFVQEFMDTMYPSKNYPEWVVEALAAVNINLQKSQSQQDNPLENAKTCS; encoded by the exons ATGAGCACTTCCAAAATGGCCGTGAAGCATGCACTGAGTTTGAAAATTTTGGCGGAGTGTCCCACAACTAAAGCTCGGGTTTGCAAGCTGGTCTTGCCGCACCATACGGTGGACACGCCGGTGTTCATGCCCGTCGGTACCCAGGGCACGCTGAAAGGCATGCTGCCGGCGCAGCTAGAGGAGCTGGACTGTCAGATCATCCTAGGGAACACGTACCATCTTGGCATGAGACCG GGACCAGAGCTGCTGGACAAGGCTGACGGCCTGCACAACTTCATGAACTGGAAGAGGGCGCTTCTAACA GACAGCGGAGGATTCCAGATGGTTTCCTTACTCAAGCTTGCAGAGATCACGGAGGAGGGAGTAAAGTTTCAGTCTCCTCACGATGGTCGAGAGATGTTGCTCACTCCGGAACACTCCATGGCGATCCAGAACTCCATTGGCGCTGATATTATGATGCAGTTAGACGATGTTGTCCACAGTACCACCAAAGGACCTAGGGTGGAGGAGGCCATGTACAG GTCTATCCGTTGGCTGGACAGGTGTATGAAGGCCCACAAGAGGACAGACTGTCAGAACCTGTTTGGTATTGTACAGGGAGGGCTGGACCCAGAACTCAGGAAGATCTGTGTGCAAG AAATGACCAAGAGAGACCTACCAGGATTTGCTATAGGTGGGTTGAGTGGTGGAGAAGAGAAGACGCACTTCTGGAGAATGGTCCACCTCTCTACTGACTACCTACCAAAGAACAAACCTAGATACCTGATGGGGGTTGG CTATGCAGTAGACCTGGTGGTGTGTTCAGCCCTCGGCTGTGACATGTACGACTGTGTCTTCCCCACAAGGACTGCG AGGTTTGGTTCAGCTCTAGTACCCACAGGGCAGCTGCCACTGAAGAACAAACAGTTCGCCAGAGACTTCCGACCCATAGATGAGAACTGCAGGTGTTCCACCTGCGCCAGGTACACCAGGGCCTACCTGCATTCCATAGCTACTCAGGAAACTGTGGCCTGCCACCTAGTGACAGTACACAATATTGCATATCAG ATGAACTTAATGAGATGTTTACGACAGAGCATTCTGGAGGGTCGCTTCCCCCAGTTTGTTCAGGAGTTCATGGACACGATGTACCCCAGCAAAAACTACCCGGAGTGGGTGGTCGAGGCTCTAGCAGCGGTCAACATCAACTTACAGAAAAGTCAATCTCAACAAGACAACCCTTTAGAAAATGCTAAAACATGTAGTTAA
- the LOC136441441 gene encoding dolichyldiphosphatase 1-like — protein sequence MAAEGECLPLWGEENLYSDQNTRWKPISLTHVEYEEGDLLGKGLAWCSLTPVFILVGFGTLLLFRRELHTISFLAGILLNEAVNWVLKHLIREPRPCRGHSVVFSEYGMPSSHAQFMWFFSTYIVLFLYVRLHQSYTSTLLENMWKHLTAVGVFLLSMLVSYSRVYLRYHTTVQVAAGAAAGIPLGIVWFAIVQLALTPWFPMIAAWPICELFMVRDSTLIPNILWFEYTAARAEARTRHRKLGTKCQ from the exons ATGGCTGCGGAGGGTGAATGCTTGCCGCTCTGGGGAGAAGAAAACCTGTATTCCGACCAGAACACGCGGTGGAAACCCATCTCCCTCACACATGTGGAGTACGAAGAAG gggACTTGCTCGGCAAGGGTCTGGCCTGGTGCAGTCTCACACCAGTGTTCATCTTGGTGGGGTTTGGAACTCTACTGTTGTTCAGAAGAGAACTACATACT ATATCCTTTCTAGCAGGCATCCTGCTTAATGAAGCTGTTAACTGGGTCCTAAAGCACCTCATCCGTGAGCCCAGACCATGTAGAG GTCACTCTGTAGTCTTCAGTGAATATGGGATGCCGTCCAGCCATGCCCAGTTTATGTGGTTCTTCTCTACATATATTGTCCTTTTCCTCTATGTAAG ACTACACCAGTCCTACACCAGCACTCTACTAGAAAACATGTGGAAACACTTAACAGCAGTGGGTGTGTTTCTGCTGTCCATGCTTGTATCCTATAGTAG GGTTTACCTTCGCTACCACACCACAGTACAGGTGGCAGCAGGTGCTGCAGCAGGCATCCCTCTTGGCATCGTGTGGTTTGCCATTGTACAG CTGGCCTTGACCCCATGGTTTCCCATGATTGCTGCATG GCCTATCTGTGAACTCTTCATGGTTCGAGATTCCACGCTCATCCCCAACATCCTGTGGTTTGAGTACACTGCAGCAAGAGCTGAAGCAAG GACCAGGCATCGCAAGTTGGGGACCAAGTGCCAATGA